The window tcatcaatataaaaacaaaatccCTTAATCTAAATGTGATGCTTTCGTTACAGCAAAAATGTTCTCTATTATTTccatgattattttcaattttcgaatTCATGATTGCCTTGGAGGCTGAAAAGCAGCTTGTGTCCACAGTGTGACAAAATGTGACATTAAATTCTcgtatttttcttattttttaaatagcgCATTCCTTAGACCATCAGGAAAGGGGCGAAATTAACAGGAGCATTCAACTGGGAAGTTTCTTttgacgattaattttttagaaaccGGTTAAAACTATCTCCTACATTCGcctcttcaatttttcgatCCACCATCGTTCCATAGAATTTTGCAGATTCTGCTATTGAGTTTCGATAATTGATCAatgatttttgttaaaaaattctaaatagaGACATTTTTGTACGAAAAAAAGGATAATTTCATCGCTTTTTTCTGTagaaacattttatttataaatcagAATTCcccgaaaaatataaaattaattcattatttgatTCAATAGTTATAATATAATCGACTGatcattttaattacaaaaatccgGAGGCAAAGTCAGGATTTTATATTAGATTCATTATCcaatagaaattcaatttaattatcagaCGATGTGCATCCCTTTTCTTAAATATCATACGTATCCCGATTATTTGCTTCACATCAGTCAAAAAAACAGCTGCCCCAGTGAAATTCAGTtattccccttcctcttaatcagaaaaattattgacgtCAATAAACATAAAGTCAACGTTGGAGGAAGCCAGCTCCAAATTATTTGACCACCTTGCTATTTCCCCCTGTTCACATTGCTGTTATCGTTTTTATTCGGAAGTAGTTGTAGGAATTGTTCATAAGCATCAGCAATTCTGTCGTCCTCGTCCTGCTCCTGCTGTAACATATCGGGTGGGGGCCTCCATACCTCCCTATTGTCATGGCTAGACAGATCCTGACAAAACCGTCGCTCCTCAGCGGACAGAACCATTCCATCAGGCCCATAAAGCACAGGTTCGTCCAGTTGTTGAGCTGCTTGATTGACCTCCTCTTCTACCTGAACATTTTCAGGATTCACATCAACAGCCACTGAATCATTGAAAGAGACACCACGACCCCAGTTGACATTACGCAGTTCCTGAACACTGTTGACCATTCGTCCAACATGAACATCAACCTGTCCTTTGGTAACAAGATCAGTTAGCCCCTTCATAACTCGTTCAATCTCCTGACGATTTGTCGTACTGTCACGCTCCAAGTATTGGCCAGCCAGCTTGAGCGATTGACAGATGTACTTGGCTGAATTGGGTCCAGGATTTTTCAACGTATTTGAGATCAAATCCACCAGTACTTTGCCAATAATAGAGGCTGGGTGGGAGTCCATTTGGGCAACCAATTCAGCAAGACTCAGCATCAGACCGTGACATTTTCGCTCATCGTCTGGCGTATGCTCGACAATTTCTGGCCAATTTGTCGATTGCTTGTCATTCTCTTCACGACAACGCTTGTACAGAGATGTTCTGAATATCGAGggattgtcctttgaggatgTATCAACGGCGTCTAGATGAGAGCATAGACGCGCTCCGCTGTATCGGAAGTTTGAGTCGTTTACACATTCTTGAATGATCGTATTCACTATTACGTCGGTGCTGTCTTTGTTCGTTAAGTGGGGAGTTATGTTACACACTAGTGGCACGACTAGATTATCAAATTGTTCCGGATTGCGGGTGAGAGTTTGCATTGCCATCACAAGGTGCGAGAGAGAGTCCTGCAGGTCTACTCTGGAACTGTCTGTGGGACAGGGACCCTGGAACAAGACGTTCGGATTGATTAGACAATGATAATATAATAAAGGGCGCATGagcgactttttttttataaataa of the Diachasmimorpha longicaudata isolate KC_UGA_2023 chromosome 13, iyDiaLong2, whole genome shotgun sequence genome contains:
- the LOC135168767 gene encoding polyadenylate-binding protein-interacting protein 1, which translates into the protein MEHAGEGDGGGDRRGTSRGRGRNSWTPGSEHQPLRRPQIPNQTGSVHQLNEMFNTASINEVVKKSGLSVDAPEFVPKGFVVAQQNQGQVWTRHSVQDRLNAARSGGQGMPHAHHYGSHHQYPYHVQQMPYHHQYGESEHPSQSYPRYESGYGNYDRNQGPCPTDSSRVDLQDSLSHLVMAMQTLTRNPEQFDNLVVPLVCNITPHLTNKDSTDVIVNTIIQECVNDSNFRYSGARLCSHLDAVDTSSKDNPSIFRTSLYKRCREENDKQSTNWPEIVEHTPDDERKCHGLMLSLAELVAQMDSHPASIIGKVLVDLISNTLKNPGPNSAKYICQSLKLAGQYLERDSTTNRQEIERVMKGLTDLVTKGQVDVHVGRMVNSVQELRNVNWGRGVSFNDSVAVDVNPENVQVEEEVNQAAQQLDEPVLYGPDGMVLSAEERRFCQDLSSHDNREVWRPPPDMLQQEQDEDDRIADAYEQFLQLLPNKNDNSNVNRGK